Proteins encoded within one genomic window of Thunnus albacares chromosome 13, fThuAlb1.1, whole genome shotgun sequence:
- the si:dkey-251i10.1 gene encoding ADP/ATP translocase 2, translating into MSETAVSFAKDFLAGGISAAISKTAVAPIERVKLLLQVQHASKQITADKQYKGIMDCIVRIPKEQGVLSFWRGNLANVIRYFPTQALNFAFKDKYKKIFLDGVDKRTQFWRYFAGNLASGGAAGATSLCFVYPLDFARTRLAADVGKAGAGREFNGLGDCLVKIFKSDGLRGLYQGFNVSVQGIIIYRAAYFGIYDTAKGMLPDPKNTHILVSWAIAQTVTAVAGLTSYPFDTVRRRMMMQSGRKGADIMYTGTIDCWRKIARDEGGKAFFKGAWSNVLRGMGGAFVLVLYDELKKVI; encoded by the exons ATGAGCGAGACAGCGGTTTCATTCGCCAAGGACTTCTTGGCCGGTGGTATCTCGGCTGCCATCTCCAAAACAGCCGTCGCTCCAATCGAGAGAGTGAAGCTTCTCCTTCAG GTCCAGCATGCCAGTAAGCAGATCACCGCAGATAAGCAGTATAAGGGCATCATGGACTGTATTGTCCGTATCCCCAAGGAGCAGGGAGTCCTTTCCTTCTGGAGAGGTAACCTTGCTAATGTCATCAGGTATTTCCCCACCCAGGCCCTCAACTTCGCCTTCAAGGACAAGTACAAGAAGATCTTCCTTGATGGCGTTGACAAGCGCACCCAGTTCTGGAGGTACTTTGCCGGTAACCTGGCCTCTGGTGGCGCAGCCGGAGCcacttctctctgctttgtgtaCCCCCTCGACTTCGCCCGTACCCGTCTGGCTGCAGATGTGGGAAAGGCTGGAGCTGGGAGAGAGTTCAATGGTCTGGGTGACTGCCTGGTGAAGATCTTCAAGTCTGATGGTCTTAGAGGCTTGTACCAGGGCTTCAATGTGTCTGTGCAGGGCATCATCATCTACAGGGCGGCTTACTTTGGCATCTATGACACAGCTAAGG GTATGCTCCCAGACCCCAAGAACACCCACATATTGGTGAGCTGGGCAATTGCTCAGACTGTGACAGCTGTTGCTGGCCTCACCTCATACCCCTTCGACACTGTCCGTAGACGTATGATGATGCAGTCTGGACGCAAAGGAG CTGACATCATGTACACCGGGACCATTGATTGCTGGCGTAAGATTGCACGCGACGAAGGTGGCAAGGCTTTCTTCAAGGGAGCCTGGTCCAACGTGCTCAGAGGCATGGGTGGCGCCTTCGTGCTGGTGTTGTACGATGAGCTGAAGAAAGTCATCTAA